From the Vulpes lagopus strain Blue_001 chromosome 15, ASM1834538v1, whole genome shotgun sequence genome, one window contains:
- the LOC121476098 gene encoding olfactory receptor 52L1-like: protein MMTFSNSSWRLLQPSFFLMGIPGLEESQHWIALLLCVLYVLAVMGNVTIIFIIWTDSSLHQPMYLFLAMLSGIDLVLASSTAPKALAVLLAHAHEIGYTFCLIQMFFIHAFSSMESGVLVAMALDRYVAICHPLHHSTILHPGIIGRIGIAVLVRGLVLLLPFPILLQKLLFCRATIIGHAYCEHMAVVKLACSETTVNRAYGLAVALLVVGLDVVAIGISYALILQTVLKVPGGEARLKAFSTCGSHICVILIFYVPGMFSFLTHRFGHHVPHHVHVLLATLYLLVPPALNPLVYGVKTRQIRQRVLRVFSLKGLI, encoded by the coding sequence ATGATGACCTTTAGTAATTCTAGCTGGAGGCTACTCCAGCCTTCTTTTTTCCTGATGGGCATCCCCGGTTTAGAGGAAAGCCAGCACTGGATAGCATTGCTACTGTGTGTCCTTTATGTCCTTGCTGTAATGGGCAATGtcaccatcatcttcatcatctggACTGACTCATCCTTGCACCAGCCGATGTACCTCTTTCTGGCCATGCTATCTGGCATTGACCTGGTGTTGGCCTCCTCCACTGCACCCAAAGCCCTTGCGGTGCTCCTGGCTCATGCCCATGAGATTGGGTACACTTTCTGCCTGATCCAGATGTTCTTCATCCATGCCTTCTCTTCCATGGAGTCAGGGGTACTTGTGGCCATGGCTCTGGATCGCTATGTAGCCATTTGTCACCCTCTACATCATTCCACTATCTTGCATCCAGGGATCATCGGGCGCATTGGGATAGCAGTGCTGGTGCGGGGGTTagttctcctcctccccttccctatCCTGTTGCAGAAACTCCTCTTCTGCCGGGCCACCATCATAGGCCATGCCTATTGTGAACATATGGCTGTTGTAAAACTTGCCTGCTCAGAAACCACAGTGAACCGAGCTTATGGGTTGGCAGTGGCTCTGCTTGTGGTTGGGCTAGATGTTGTGGCCATTGGTATTTCCTATGCCCTCATCCTGCAGACAGTGCTGAAGGTACCAGGAGGTGAGGCCCGACTTAAGGCCTTTAGCACATGTGGGTCTCATATTTGTGTTATCCTGATCTTCTATGTTCCTGGAATGTTTTCCTTCCTCACACATCGCTTTGGCCACCACGTACCCCACCACGTCCATGTTCTTCTGGCCACACTCTACCTCCTTGTGCCACCTGCACTCAATCCTCTTGTCTATGGGGTGAAGACTCGACAGATCCGCCAGCGAGTACTTAGGGTTTTCTCCCTAAAAGGATTGATCTGA